The following proteins are encoded in a genomic region of Flammeovirga pectinis:
- a CDS encoding ABC-F family ATP-binding cassette domain-containing protein gives MLAISNVSFHFGSRTMYQNATLTVYPKNRIGIVGHNGAGKTTLLKLINGDHIPDEGQISMPKGCTIGFLNQDLLSYQTEDSILHVAMEAFGPVLKMQEKMEEILHEMETDYKEELVEKLADLQEKFEALDGYSIKSKAEAILAGLGFKNEELEQPLHSFSGGWRMRVMLGKLLLMKPDVLMLDEPTNHLDLPSIQWIENYLSSYEGAVLIVSHDREFLDRAINQTVEVSNGRLTSYSGNYSFYLEEKEVRAELQKSEYENQQKKIKDTEKFIERFRSKASKAKQVQSRVKQLDRMDLIEDVRSDNPEINMDFKFQQQPGKVIAEIADFDKAYGNKVIFKNANVTLMRGDKVALIGANGKGKSTLLRLISGREEADRGSRKPGHNIITAFYAQHQLEDLVVENEILEELKQAGSDKTEQELRGILGCFLFHGDEIFKKIKVLSGGEKSRVALAKTLISEANFLMLDEPTNHLDIPSVNILIQALKQYLGTYLVVSHDRHFISKVANKIWYIEDAQLKEYPGTYFEWKEWKARQNEEKALLEKLDNNGSTPKSKGKKTKKVVNIDLKDWQKKYKKAKSEMETAEEKVMELEEKKEEIESSLANPEIFGNPDKLAEINVEYAQVKESLEEITETWEEWTMEVDELEEIKPN, from the coding sequence ATGTTAGCAATAAGTAATGTTTCCTTCCATTTTGGTAGCAGAACAATGTATCAGAATGCCACTTTAACTGTTTATCCTAAAAACAGAATTGGGATAGTTGGTCATAACGGTGCAGGTAAAACAACGCTGCTTAAACTAATAAATGGCGACCACATTCCCGATGAAGGACAAATTTCTATGCCTAAAGGCTGTACTATTGGGTTTTTAAATCAAGATTTACTTTCCTACCAAACAGAAGACTCTATACTTCATGTAGCTATGGAAGCCTTCGGACCTGTGCTTAAAATGCAGGAAAAAATGGAAGAAATCTTGCATGAAATGGAAACGGATTATAAAGAAGAACTTGTTGAGAAATTAGCAGATCTTCAGGAAAAATTCGAAGCACTTGATGGGTACTCAATTAAATCTAAGGCCGAAGCAATTTTAGCTGGTCTTGGTTTTAAAAATGAAGAATTAGAGCAACCATTACATAGTTTTTCTGGTGGATGGAGAATGCGTGTTATGTTAGGTAAATTATTATTAATGAAACCTGATGTACTTATGCTCGATGAACCTACCAACCACTTGGACTTACCTTCTATCCAATGGATAGAAAACTATCTTTCTTCTTACGAGGGAGCTGTGTTAATAGTATCTCACGATAGAGAATTTTTAGATAGAGCAATAAATCAAACAGTTGAGGTTTCTAATGGTAGATTAACTTCTTATTCTGGAAATTATTCTTTCTATTTAGAAGAAAAGGAAGTACGTGCTGAATTACAAAAAAGTGAGTACGAAAACCAACAAAAGAAAATAAAAGATACTGAGAAATTTATTGAACGTTTTAGATCAAAAGCATCTAAAGCAAAGCAAGTACAGTCTCGTGTAAAACAATTGGATAGAATGGACCTTATTGAGGATGTACGTAGCGACAATCCGGAAATCAATATGGACTTTAAATTCCAACAACAACCTGGTAAAGTAATTGCCGAAATTGCAGACTTTGACAAAGCTTACGGTAATAAAGTAATCTTTAAAAATGCCAATGTTACCTTAATGAGAGGTGATAAAGTAGCCTTAATTGGTGCAAACGGTAAAGGTAAATCAACTTTATTACGATTAATTAGTGGTAGAGAAGAAGCCGATAGAGGAAGCAGAAAACCAGGTCATAATATAATTACAGCTTTCTACGCTCAACATCAATTAGAAGATTTAGTTGTAGAAAATGAAATTCTTGAAGAGTTAAAACAAGCTGGTTCTGATAAAACAGAACAAGAATTAAGAGGAATTTTAGGTTGTTTCTTATTTCATGGTGATGAAATTTTCAAGAAAATTAAAGTATTATCTGGTGGGGAAAAATCTCGTGTTGCATTAGCTAAAACACTGATTTCTGAAGCCAACTTTTTAATGCTTGATGAACCTACTAACCACCTTGATATTCCTTCTGTAAATATTCTTATTCAAGCATTAAAGCAATATTTGGGTACTTATTTAGTAGTATCTCACGATAGACACTTTATTTCTAAAGTTGCCAATAAAATTTGGTACATAGAAGATGCTCAACTTAAAGAATACCCAGGTACTTACTTTGAGTGGAAAGAATGGAAAGCAAGACAAAATGAAGAAAAGGCTCTTCTAGAAAAACTTGATAACAACGGAAGTACTCCAAAATCAAAAGGTAAAAAGACTAAAAAAGTAGTTAATATAGACCTTAAAGATTGGCAAAAGAAATACAAAAAAGCCAAATCTGAAATGGAGACTGCCGAAGAAAAGGTAATGGAACTTGAAGAAAAGAAAGAAGAAATAGAAAGCTCGTTAGCTAACCCTGAAATATTTGGTAATCCTGATAAATTAGCAGAAATAAATGTCGAATATGCCCAAGTAAAAGAAAGTCTCGAAGAGATTACTGAAACATGGGAAGAATGGACAATGGAAGTTGATGAACTCGAAGAAATTAAACCAAATTAA
- a CDS encoding phosphoribosyl-AMP cyclohydrolase — MNKKILEEGNSIEIQFDKRGGLVPVIVQDVDSMEIVMQGWCNKLALETTLELGKATFWSTSRNELWTKGMTSGDYLEIVEILTDCDQDSLLYKVKMVGSGACHTKNASGTARKSCFYRKIENDQLKNMDK, encoded by the coding sequence ATGAATAAAAAAATATTAGAAGAAGGGAATTCTATTGAAATTCAATTTGACAAAAGAGGTGGTCTTGTTCCTGTTATAGTACAGGATGTAGATTCTATGGAGATTGTTATGCAAGGTTGGTGCAATAAATTAGCCCTTGAGACTACATTAGAGCTAGGTAAAGCTACTTTCTGGAGTACTTCTAGAAATGAATTATGGACCAAAGGAATGACTTCTGGTGACTACCTAGAAATTGTAGAAATATTAACGGATTGTGATCAAGATTCTCTTTTGTATAAAGTGAAAATGGTTGGTAGTGGAGCCTGTCATACTAAAAATGCTAGCGGAACAGCTCGTAAATCTTGCTTTTATAGAAAAATTGAAAATGATCAATTAAAAAATATGGATAAATAA
- the infC gene encoding translation initiation factor IF-3 — MARDSHRTNHQIRVREVRLTGDNVENGVYSKEDALRMANELGLDLVEISPNAKPPVCKITEYSKFKYEQKKREKELKAKASKTVIKEIRFGPNTDKHDLDFKTKHAIKFLNEGNKVKAYVHFHGRTIIYKDRGKQLLKDFAVNIQEYGKVEGTMRIEGRRMIMFISPNAPKK, encoded by the coding sequence ATGGCAAGAGACTCTCATAGAACCAACCACCAAATCAGAGTCAGAGAAGTTCGATTAACTGGTGATAATGTAGAAAACGGAGTATATTCAAAAGAAGATGCACTTCGTATGGCAAATGAGCTAGGATTAGACTTGGTAGAGATTTCTCCAAATGCTAAACCTCCTGTTTGTAAAATCACAGAATACTCTAAGTTCAAATACGAACAAAAAAAGAGAGAAAAAGAACTTAAGGCGAAAGCTTCTAAAACTGTTATTAAGGAGATTCGTTTTGGTCCGAATACGGATAAGCACGATTTGGATTTTAAGACGAAGCACGCAATCAAATTCCTTAATGAAGGAAACAAAGTGAAAGCATATGTGCACTTCCATGGTCGTACGATTATTTACAAAGATAGAGGTAAACAGTTACTTAAAGACTTTGCTGTAAATATTCAAGAATACGGTAAAGTTGAAGGGACAATGCGTATCGAAGGACGTAGAATGATCATGTTTATTTCTCCAAACGCTCCAAAAAAGTAA
- the ychF gene encoding redox-regulated ATPase YchF — protein sequence MGLKCGIVGLPNVGKSTLFNALTSAENAESANFPFCTIDPNVGVVIVPDPRMKVLEELVKPQKSLPTVIEIMDIAGLVKGASKGEGLGNKFLANIREVDAIIHVVRCFDDPNIIHVAGQVDPEEDKSVIDMELQLKDLESVDKKLLKNTKMAKTGNAEAKKTVAALEKFKAHLESGENARSIDATEDELAEVADLMLLTGKPVIYLANVDEESIHTDNDLVKRMREIADSENAELIKVCASIEEQISSLDDEEEKEMFLDEYGLKESGLDLLIRASYKLLDLVTYFTAGEKEVRAWTIHKGWRAPQAAGVIHTDFEKGFIRAEVIHYADYVTYKSELACKEAGKLSVEGKEYVVEDGDVMHFRFNV from the coding sequence ATGGGATTGAAATGTGGAATCGTTGGATTACCAAATGTTGGTAAGTCAACTCTTTTTAATGCTTTAACAAGTGCAGAAAATGCTGAATCAGCTAACTTTCCTTTCTGTACAATCGACCCTAACGTAGGTGTTGTAATAGTTCCTGACCCTAGAATGAAGGTCTTGGAAGAACTTGTTAAACCGCAAAAATCTTTGCCGACTGTAATCGAAATCATGGATATTGCAGGTTTGGTGAAAGGTGCAAGTAAAGGTGAAGGTTTAGGAAATAAATTCTTAGCAAATATTCGTGAGGTTGATGCAATCATTCACGTAGTTAGATGTTTCGACGATCCAAACATTATTCACGTTGCTGGACAAGTAGATCCTGAAGAAGATAAATCAGTAATTGATATGGAACTTCAGTTGAAAGACTTGGAGTCAGTGGATAAGAAATTGCTGAAAAATACTAAAATGGCTAAAACAGGAAACGCTGAGGCGAAAAAGACTGTTGCTGCTTTAGAAAAATTCAAGGCACATTTAGAATCTGGTGAAAATGCTAGATCTATTGATGCTACTGAAGATGAATTGGCAGAAGTTGCTGACTTAATGTTATTAACTGGTAAGCCTGTTATCTATCTAGCAAACGTAGACGAGGAGAGTATCCATACGGATAATGACCTTGTTAAGCGTATGAGAGAAATTGCCGACTCAGAGAATGCTGAACTTATTAAAGTTTGTGCTTCAATTGAAGAGCAAATATCATCTTTAGATGATGAGGAGGAAAAAGAAATGTTCTTAGATGAATATGGCTTAAAAGAGTCTGGTTTAGATCTTTTAATTCGTGCATCTTACAAACTTCTTGATTTAGTAACTTACTTTACTGCAGGTGAAAAAGAAGTGAGAGCATGGACAATCCATAAAGGATGGAGGGCTCCTCAAGCTGCAGGTGTTATTCATACAGATTTTGAGAAAGGATTTATACGTGCAGAAGTAATCCATTATGCGGATTATGTAACATATAAATCAGAATTAGCTTGTAAAGAAGCTGGTAAACTTTCTGTAGAAGGTAAAGAGTATGTTGTAGAGGACGGTGATGTAATGCACTTCCGTTTCAACGTATAA
- a CDS encoding alpha/beta fold hydrolase has translation MNSKKLNQIKTYTPYDVGYFNTTDGQEIYFEQSGHPMGVPVLYLHGGPGAGLGNEYRELFSTFSNIRLIGIDQRGAGKSKPLGTLKNNTIHHLIADIEYLRQHLHISSWYIFGGSWGSTLALAYSVQFPQNIRGLNLWGIFYCQKKEIEWLFHTTAPLMYSDIFSDLNHGINHSSLKELLEIYYFYLHQKDTEREFATRWLLWEAFTAEHPHPIYDEFDDWTATDEAIACAKIEHHYFSNAPLKMNQKDDLEIAVKKANFQFPIYITHGRNDLVTPAASAISLKKNTVNSKMNILDNCGHSLIHEGMRSSIHHFAEALLKKYN, from the coding sequence ATGAACTCGAAGAAATTAAACCAAATTAAGACGTACACACCATATGATGTTGGGTATTTTAACACAACTGATGGTCAAGAAATATATTTTGAACAATCGGGACATCCAATGGGTGTTCCCGTATTGTATCTTCATGGTGGTCCTGGAGCTGGTTTAGGCAACGAATATAGAGAACTTTTTTCTACATTTTCAAATATCCGTCTAATAGGCATAGATCAAAGAGGTGCAGGTAAAAGTAAACCACTTGGCACTTTAAAAAACAATACCATCCACCACCTTATTGCAGATATTGAATATCTGAGACAACATTTACACATCTCTTCTTGGTATATTTTTGGTGGCAGTTGGGGCTCTACTTTAGCATTGGCTTATAGTGTACAATTTCCTCAAAATATTAGAGGACTTAATCTCTGGGGTATTTTCTACTGTCAAAAAAAAGAAATTGAATGGCTATTCCATACCACAGCTCCATTAATGTACTCTGATATTTTCTCAGATTTGAATCATGGAATTAACCATTCTTCCTTAAAAGAATTATTAGAAATATATTATTTTTATTTACATCAGAAAGATACGGAAAGAGAATTTGCTACTAGATGGCTACTTTGGGAAGCTTTTACAGCAGAACACCCCCACCCTATTTACGATGAATTTGACGATTGGACTGCTACTGATGAAGCAATTGCTTGTGCTAAAATCGAGCATCATTATTTTAGTAATGCTCCCTTAAAAATGAATCAAAAAGATGATTTAGAGATTGCAGTTAAAAAGGCTAATTTTCAATTCCCTATATATATTACTCACGGAAGAAACGATCTAGTTACCCCTGCTGCATCAGCTATCAGCTTAAAAAAGAATACGGTTAATAGTAAAATGAATATTCTTGATAATTGTGGACACTCTTTAATTCACGAAGGAATGAGAAGTAGTATACATCATTTTGCAGAGGCTCTCTTAAAGAAGTACAATTAA
- a CDS encoding hybrid sensor histidine kinase/response regulator yields MDSVQVKKDKPTVLYVDDEQQNLVSFRAGFRKVYKVLIANSGDEALEILKEEHNNISVVISDQRMPKMTGVELFEEVRKLYPDIMRIVLTGYSDVQDIINAISKGEVYRYITKPWNRDELMVTIDNAIEAFNLKVENRRLFSSLQEANEHLEEKVKSRTKALQVQNEELIELDGEKNHLIGIVAHDLKSPLSQIGGLIELMKFDMDTFSSEQKEYITMIQTSINKQEELITQILDLNALDSKASNLNIIPRDISRAVKDSVERFELTAKKKNITFDLDVKEKLYAAVDETYFGQILQNLISNAIKFSNNNSIVKVFLQEEETTLQIHVKDHGPGLNENDKKKLFGRFQKLSARPTGGEHSTGLGLSIVKKMVEDMNGRVWCESVEGEGADFIIEFKKVEA; encoded by the coding sequence ATGGATAGTGTTCAAGTTAAAAAAGATAAGCCCACTGTACTATATGTAGATGATGAACAACAAAACTTAGTCTCTTTTAGAGCGGGTTTTAGGAAAGTCTACAAAGTGTTGATCGCAAATAGTGGTGACGAAGCTTTGGAAATCCTAAAGGAAGAACATAATAATATTAGTGTTGTTATCTCTGATCAGCGAATGCCTAAAATGACAGGTGTTGAGTTGTTTGAGGAGGTAAGAAAGTTATATCCAGATATAATGAGGATTGTACTTACTGGTTACAGTGATGTGCAAGATATTATCAATGCGATTAGTAAAGGTGAAGTATATAGATATATTACTAAGCCTTGGAATAGAGACGAATTAATGGTGACAATTGACAATGCCATTGAAGCGTTTAATCTAAAAGTAGAAAACAGACGTCTATTCTCATCTTTACAAGAAGCAAATGAGCATCTTGAAGAAAAAGTAAAAAGTAGAACGAAGGCACTTCAGGTTCAGAACGAAGAGTTAATTGAACTTGATGGTGAAAAAAATCATTTAATTGGTATTGTTGCTCACGATTTAAAAAGCCCTCTAAGTCAAATTGGAGGGTTAATTGAATTGATGAAATTTGATATGGATACATTTTCTTCTGAACAGAAAGAATATATCACTATGATTCAGACGTCAATCAATAAGCAAGAAGAATTGATTACACAAATATTAGATTTAAATGCCTTAGATTCTAAAGCATCGAATTTAAATATTATACCTAGAGATATATCAAGAGCTGTAAAAGATAGTGTAGAACGTTTTGAACTTACTGCTAAGAAGAAAAATATCACATTTGATTTAGATGTGAAAGAAAAACTTTATGCAGCTGTAGACGAAACTTATTTTGGACAGATTTTACAGAATTTGATTTCTAATGCAATTAAATTCTCAAATAACAATTCTATAGTTAAAGTTTTCTTACAGGAAGAAGAGACAACGCTGCAAATACATGTGAAAGATCATGGTCCTGGATTAAACGAAAACGATAAGAAAAAATTATTTGGAAGATTCCAAAAATTATCTGCTCGCCCAACTGGTGGAGAACACAGTACTGGTTTAGGTTTATCTATTGTTAAAAAGATGGTAGAAGATATGAACGGTAGAGTTTGGTGTGAATCTGTTGAAGGAGAGGGTGCAGATTTTATAATTGAATTTAAGAAGGTTGAGGCCTAA
- a CDS encoding O-methyltransferase, with amino-acid sequence MQVLDFIKYKFQAGNAHGLHSPFVYDLYTQAIEPNKKYYIFDKIEEKRQQLLGNSTKIKVTDLGAGSRKNNFESRSIKNIAKTSLCSERTGAFLFELISRYKYKNILELGTSLGISTLYLSTSAKDINTVTIEGCQSISIEAQTIFKDFPDTNITPLTGDINDLLESAIKKLPQLDVVYFDANHKFEPTIDYYERCKKFANENTLFIFDDIYWSKEMKKAWLKIIKDDAIGISVDLFHIGLCFFRKKQPKQHFKLQYETHE; translated from the coding sequence ATGCAAGTTTTAGACTTTATAAAGTATAAATTTCAAGCAGGTAATGCACATGGGCTTCACTCCCCTTTTGTTTATGACCTTTATACTCAAGCAATTGAGCCCAATAAGAAATATTATATTTTTGATAAAATAGAAGAGAAAAGGCAACAATTATTAGGAAACAGTACTAAAATCAAAGTTACTGATTTAGGAGCTGGCTCAAGAAAAAATAATTTCGAAAGTCGCTCTATAAAAAATATTGCAAAAACATCGCTTTGTTCGGAACGAACTGGAGCTTTTCTTTTTGAATTAATTTCGAGGTATAAATATAAAAATATACTAGAACTAGGTACCTCTCTTGGTATCTCTACTTTATATTTAAGTACTTCTGCAAAGGATATTAATACCGTAACTATTGAAGGTTGTCAAAGCATATCAATAGAAGCTCAAACTATTTTTAAAGATTTTCCAGACACTAATATTACTCCTTTAACAGGCGATATTAATGATTTACTTGAAAGTGCCATCAAAAAATTACCCCAATTGGATGTTGTTTATTTCGATGCCAATCATAAATTTGAACCAACAATAGATTATTATGAGCGCTGTAAGAAATTTGCAAACGAGAATACACTTTTCATATTTGACGACATCTATTGGTCTAAAGAAATGAAAAAAGCATGGCTTAAAATAATTAAAGATGATGCAATTGGGATCTCAGTTGACTTATTTCATATAGGTCTTTGCTTTTTTAGAAAGAAACAGCCTAAACAACATTTCAAACTACAATACGAAACTCATGAATAA
- the rpmI gene encoding 50S ribosomal protein L35 yields the protein MPKVKTKSGAKKRFKLSGTGKIRRKHAYKSHILTKKTTKQKRNLTLMGEVDKADIVNVKKMLWL from the coding sequence ATGCCAAAGGTTAAAACTAAATCTGGAGCGAAAAAACGTTTCAAGTTGTCAGGTACTGGCAAAATCAGAAGAAAGCACGCTTACAAAAGTCACATCTTAACTAAGAAGACGACTAAACAAAAGCGTAACCTAACTTTGATGGGTGAGGTGGACAAGGCTGATATTGTGAACGTGAAAAAAATGCTTTGGTTATAA
- a CDS encoding MGMT family protein: MQQENNDKSSFFQDVWDVAKLIPEGRVTSYGAIGAYLGRKGSARMVGWAMNASHGDDSVPAHRVVNRKGLLTGKHHFDEKNPMQVQLEAEGIVVKDNQIQDMKNIYWDPSIELEL, from the coding sequence ATGCAGCAGGAGAATAATGATAAGTCATCATTTTTTCAAGATGTTTGGGATGTCGCTAAGTTAATTCCTGAAGGCAGAGTAACATCTTATGGTGCAATTGGTGCTTATTTAGGAAGAAAAGGAAGTGCGAGAATGGTTGGTTGGGCAATGAATGCTTCTCATGGCGATGATTCCGTTCCAGCACATAGAGTAGTAAATAGAAAAGGTTTACTTACTGGTAAACATCATTTTGATGAAAAGAACCCAATGCAGGTTCAATTAGAAGCAGAGGGGATTGTTGTAAAAGACAATCAGATACAAGATATGAAAAACATTTATTGGGATCCGTCTATAGAATTAGAGCTCTAA
- a CDS encoding S41 family peptidase produces MFSLTSRKWLLIMLFSLISISCEKEENSIAPSTASNKEYLANLMDQWYLWYDQVPNVNPDDYSSQNEMLIAMRYEKDKWSYIEDKAAYDAYYNSGLVTDGDQGAHGIYLKYITEDELYIRYSYPGSSAANAGLSRGTKINQINGVNVSSLTSDEINASLGENVIGIENTFGITIPARMTFENGVEVLSQPAKDTTIVIAKEAVVINPILHSEIITTPNNVKVGHVVFKSFIEPAVEPLNKLFTEFKTNGVTEVVLDMRYNGGGRVSIASQLASILAPTSAKGKDLFRYRHNDRQVDQNEDEIVEIADNNLNLDRLFILASEGTASSSELMINGLKPFMDVQVIGQNTYGKPVGSYGFENNGFIYSVISLKILNANDEGEYFDGLPTNQEAVDDVFFHWGDIREPMLHQALYMIMNGSYDQSASTARVGQFEINDLKNKSFKLKEDRENRFDQIIEIK; encoded by the coding sequence ATGTTCTCACTAACTTCAAGAAAATGGCTCTTAATAATGCTGTTTAGCCTAATCTCTATTTCATGTGAAAAAGAAGAGAATTCTATAGCACCATCTACTGCCTCTAATAAAGAATATTTAGCCAATTTAATGGATCAATGGTATTTGTGGTACGATCAAGTTCCAAATGTTAATCCTGATGATTATAGCTCACAAAATGAAATGCTCATTGCAATGCGTTATGAGAAGGATAAATGGAGTTATATAGAAGATAAGGCTGCTTATGACGCCTATTATAATTCAGGACTAGTGACAGATGGAGACCAAGGTGCACACGGTATTTATTTAAAATACATTACCGAAGATGAACTGTATATTAGATATTCTTATCCCGGTTCAAGTGCTGCAAATGCTGGCTTGTCGAGAGGTACAAAAATCAATCAAATAAATGGTGTAAATGTTTCTTCACTTACCTCTGATGAAATTAATGCATCGTTAGGAGAGAATGTAATAGGAATAGAAAATACATTTGGTATAACAATCCCTGCACGCATGACTTTTGAAAATGGGGTAGAAGTACTTTCTCAACCTGCAAAAGATACTACAATAGTTATTGCTAAAGAAGCTGTGGTAATTAATCCAATTCTTCACTCAGAAATAATTACAACACCTAACAATGTAAAAGTTGGACATGTAGTTTTTAAATCATTTATAGAACCCGCAGTAGAACCTTTAAATAAATTATTTACGGAGTTTAAAACAAATGGAGTAACAGAAGTTGTTTTAGATATGCGTTATAATGGTGGAGGTAGAGTAAGTATCGCTTCGCAGTTGGCAAGTATTCTTGCACCAACTTCTGCAAAAGGAAAAGACTTGTTTAGATATAGACACAATGATAGACAGGTTGATCAGAATGAAGATGAGATTGTAGAAATTGCAGATAATAATTTGAACTTAGATCGTTTATTTATTTTAGCTTCTGAGGGTACGGCTTCATCAAGTGAGTTAATGATTAATGGTTTAAAGCCATTTATGGATGTTCAGGTAATTGGACAAAATACATATGGAAAACCTGTTGGTAGTTATGGTTTTGAAAACAATGGCTTTATCTATTCTGTAATTTCCCTTAAAATATTAAATGCAAATGATGAAGGGGAGTATTTTGATGGCTTGCCAACAAATCAAGAAGCTGTAGATGATGTATTTTTCCATTGGGGAGATATTCGTGAGCCAATGTTACATCAAGCATTGTATATGATTATGAATGGTAGTTACGATCAGTCTGCTAGTACAGCAAGAGTAGGTCAATTTGAAATCAATGACCTCAAAAATAAATCATTTAAGTTGAAGGAAGATAGAGAAAATAGGTTTGATCAAATTATAGAAATCAAATAA
- the rplT gene encoding 50S ribosomal protein L20, translating into MPRSVNSVASRARRKRILKFSKGFYGARKNVWTVAKNTVEKGWGYAYIGRKQKKRNFRGLWIQRINAATRMYGDMSYSVFMGNLHKSGVELNRKVLADLAMNHPEAFKAVIEKVK; encoded by the coding sequence ATGCCTAGATCGGTCAACTCCGTAGCGTCTCGCGCTAGAAGAAAAAGAATCCTTAAGTTTTCAAAAGGTTTCTACGGTGCACGTAAAAATGTTTGGACTGTTGCTAAAAACACTGTTGAAAAAGGGTGGGGTTATGCATACATTGGTCGTAAACAAAAGAAAAGAAATTTCCGTGGTTTATGGATCCAACGTATCAACGCTGCTACTCGTATGTACGGTGATATGTCGTATTCAGTATTCATGGGTAATCTTCATAAATCTGGTGTCGAATTGAACCGTAAGGTTCTTGCAGACCTTGCTATGAATCACCCTGAAGCATTCAAAGCAGTAATTGAGAAAGTTAAGTAA
- a CDS encoding glycoside hydrolase family 25 protein, with amino-acid sequence MKKGFLFIIVLLIVVIICSVSIRKKIGYAVHGIDVSYYQEDINFNKVVNDGFSFVFMKASESHFLKDKQFDENWKNAAKSNLIRGAYHFFRADKDPVNQANWFVRHVKLKPGDLPPVLDLETTEGKSIGVVRERAKVWLNLIENQYKITPIIYTNKSFYEDYLYGREAFKKYPVWIAAYSSFTDPTLSDKSKKWIFWQYTDNGSVKGIKGEVDLNVFDGTLSDLKRMCIQGKYNLEPLNKTTPKSLPQIGKMK; translated from the coding sequence GTGAAAAAGGGTTTCCTATTTATAATCGTCTTACTGATAGTAGTAATAATTTGTTCAGTATCAATACGAAAGAAGATAGGATACGCTGTTCATGGTATTGATGTGTCTTATTATCAAGAGGATATCAATTTTAATAAAGTAGTGAACGATGGTTTCTCTTTTGTATTTATGAAAGCATCTGAAAGCCATTTTTTAAAGGATAAACAATTTGATGAAAATTGGAAAAATGCAGCCAAGTCAAATTTAATAAGAGGAGCGTATCACTTTTTTAGAGCTGATAAAGATCCTGTTAATCAAGCCAATTGGTTTGTGCGACATGTTAAGTTAAAACCAGGTGATTTACCGCCTGTTTTAGATTTAGAAACTACAGAGGGTAAATCAATTGGTGTTGTGAGAGAAAGGGCGAAAGTGTGGTTAAACCTAATAGAAAATCAGTATAAAATAACCCCAATTATCTATACAAATAAGTCTTTTTACGAAGATTATTTATATGGTAGAGAGGCTTTTAAGAAATACCCAGTTTGGATAGCAGCTTATAGTTCTTTTACTGATCCAACATTGTCGGATAAATCAAAAAAATGGATATTTTGGCAATACACGGATAATGGTAGTGTAAAAGGAATTAAAGGTGAAGTAGACTTAAATGTATTTGATGGAACATTGAGTGATTTAAAACGAATGTGTATTCAAGGTAAATACAATTTAGAGCCATTAAATAAGACAACGCCAAAATCATTACCTCAAATTGGTAAAATGAAGTAA